GGTCGACACCGCATCGATCGCACACTTCGTCGGCGAGCTGCCGATCAAGAAAACGCAGCGAATGCGCTATTTGCGGCTGATCGAGCGTGTGCTCGATCATATCCGGCGCAGCGAATTCGGATCGACCAACCCGGCACGCTTCATTGCTCAGGATGGCGAAGCGACCTGGCGCAAGGCGCGTGACAACGAGCCGACCGGCTTTCTCGCGCCGGCCGAGCGCGCGAAGCTGCTTGCCTACCTGTTTTCGCCGATCGGCGTAACCGGCGCCGCACACTGGAAAGAGCGTCGCGACCGCGCGCTCGTTGCCGCGTTTCTCGGCGCCGGCGTGAAGACCGGCGAAGCCCGCGTGCTTACGATTAGTTGCATCAGTCCGGGCGGCACATCACTGCAGATTCCGTCGACACATCCCGATTTCGCACGGGAAACGCATCTGGCGTCATTCGCGATCGCGCTGTTCGATGCGTGGCTCGCGGAACGCAAGCGTCAGGACATTCCGGGCGACCTCGTCTTTCCGGCATCGCACGCGGGGCGTCCGATGCACAAGGCGACGATGTTGCGTGCGATCGACGCGATCGTGGAATCAGCGGGCCTCGCATCGTCGCGCACTGCGCGCGCGAGTCCGCAGACGCTCCGCAACACGTACGCCGCGGAGCTGTTCGAGCACGATGTACCGCCGGAACGTGTCGGCAAATGGCTCGGCTTCGTGCGGCCCATTTCATCGAACCGGCTGCACCGTGCGTGGAAGAACTGGCGAG
The sequence above is drawn from the Burkholderia ubonensis genome and encodes:
- a CDS encoding tyrosine-type recombinase/integrase, whose amino-acid sequence is MSLPTSPDTPARPEEKDLFDRHASDWIASPEAAFDAWLAMQDYRRSSADVYRAQWGAFLTWLRTHQKNLASVDTASIAHFVGELPIKKTQRMRYLRLIERVLDHIRRSEFGSTNPARFIAQDGEATWRKARDNEPTGFLAPAERAKLLAYLFSPIGVTGAAHWKERRDRALVAAFLGAGVKTGEARVLTISCISPGGTSLQIPSTHPDFARETHLASFAIALFDAWLAERKRQDIPGDLVFPASHAGRPMHKATMLRAIDAIVESAGLASSRTARASPQTLRNTYAAELFEHDVPPERVGKWLGFVRPISSNRLHRAWKNWREELLNGDEADRDETH